In the genome of Arabidopsis thaliana chromosome 4, partial sequence, the window AATTAACAAGTGAGacataaagattaaaaagatCCATGAAGGAGTCAATAATACTGTTCTTACTTTAGGATATGCTTGAAGTCATTCTTCCCCAAGACAGGAAGATCATCGCATAGAATTTTAATCTaccaacagaaaaataaaacgttACCATGGCGTAGAGAAGGACATAAATACTTGATTAGCAAAGGTATGGAAAATTAGAAACAGTACCTCCTCTGTCGTCAAATCATGTTCCTTTAAAGGTAGAGAGGCTTGATCATCAAATGATATGGAAGTAGTCGTGCCAAGAACGTCAAGAGGATTTTCAGACCAAATGAAATCAGCAGCAGATGCAACTCTTCTCAAAATGGACTCCCCATCTTCATACCTGTAAATTACACTCGGTTATAAAAAGTTCATCTATAACGAAGAAAAAACAGATGGCGGATTTTGCCTACCCATCACggtttctcttttgttttgatccTCCAAGCACATCCACCACCTGCAAACACAAGTAGTATTACACACAAAACTTTAGGGACAATGGGAGAGTTGTAAAAACAACTCCAAACACCAAATAAGCCATAGTGATTACCTTTCTCGTGGGTTCTGCTGACTCCTTAAAGAGATGTCTATAATCAAGAAGACGGGGATCAATCTTGGCAGGGGCTAAGTATTTCAAACCCACAAGATATGTTTCTGCAGATGCTGAACGACTAGCCGGCGGCTTAAACACTTCAACTTTTTCAAACAGCTGAACCAATAAAAATgccaataagaaaaaaggcTCGGGAACACACatctaaatgaaaaagaaaaaagaaaaaatcagagTTATAAACAAACAGTACCCTCCCAAGACAGTAGAGCACAGAGTTGTAGTCTCGAGACCTGAAAACCTAAGAGCAGAAACacacataaaccaaaatttcagaaaagtCACATCACTGATGGCACAAGATCAAAGACagaacaaattcaaaataaaacaatcgGAAAGTAAGTTTATTTCAGAAGCAGACCTTGGTGACTAAATTCCCGTTGCGAGCTAAGAACTCAGTGGCTAATCTAACAGAATCAATAACCAAAGCGTTCTGGCTCATAGCCTCTTGTGCCCACGCACCACCAACATTTGGAGACCCATCGTGCAGAACCAAATTAAAAGCACTAACACCATGCTGCTCCATCACTTGCTTGATCTTCGATTTACACTCAGTCCTTGTGATATCTTGCGTCATAGTAACACAGCCACGAACAGGGAGAATCGGGACAAGATCGATACCGAGAACGAGGCTGCCGACGGGAACTTTCTCGACGGCGACTTGCATCCAACCACCAGGGGCGGCGCAGAGATCGAGAACGGCATGAGCTGAGTGGAGAAGAGAGTACTTGGCGTCGAGCTGAAGAAGCTTGTAGGAAGCTCGAGAACGGAATCCACGTTCCTTAGCGAGACGATAGTACTTATCCAAACGATGCTTTCCTTTGACCTTACCCATGGCGATATTTTGCTAGGGTTTCGTTCTGGTTCTCAGCACACGGAGGCAGAGAAATAGCAATTGGGGAGGAAGAAGCTACTCAgctagggtttagggtttattcCGCCTTAGTGTAAACCCTTCGTCTCACAGAGAGGATTTCAAATTTCTATTTTGGACAGGCCCTTTAACCTCTTTCTGATGGGCTTCTTAAACGGCCCTTTAATATGTTTAGAAAGAAGCTCaacttttttgtcaacaatctAAGAAACAAGATGTTGTATTGGAAGCAACACAGACGAAATTGAGGTATCAAGTGGATTGTTCTTGGAACACTAACATCTAGACGAAGTTGGATTTATTGTTCAACGTTAAAGAAAGAGTTGCGCTATGTCCGataaaaaatttcttgtaaGGATATTGTTCAAAGATTAGACTAGAAAGAAATTGGATCAAATTCCAATTTAGCATTGAATCCCTTTTGTCTTTTGTAGAAGTTAAGACGAATTCTCTAATACACATTTCCACTTCAATATTTTACCACACTAGATTACTAAAGAAGACAGATTTGGTCTCcctcttcttgttcttaaaAAGGCAAACCTAATTCCATGACAGATAGAGTAAGAAACATGAATTTTGACACTAATCCTGAAACTACAGGATTTGTTCGTTTAAACCAAGGTGAAGGTAATAGATAGATTATAGATTCCAGATTTGCATTACACAAACAGAActagaacaaaaaacaaaactgtccTTCCATCGTCGCAATATGACAACAAATTTTTCAAGGGAACCCTGAACCAGATGGTGCTGCTGCACTGTAACCGCCTGCACCACGGCCAAAACCAGGCCTACCACCACCTCCCTGCCAACATACAACACGCTGTTAGACAATCTCTTCATCAACTAGCTAAAAGACTTTAAACGAAGCATATTGGCACAGTTAACTAGGAGTGATTAGTAAGTGGAAGGCATATAGGCTCAGTAAACTAGGAGTGATTAGTAAGTCGAAGATTTACTTGGAAAGACGGCTGGAAATCAGCTGGAGCTCCACCCTTCTCATCACCACCACGTGGGCCTCCACGGTATCCATCACGGTCACCAAATCTGGGACGGTCTCCATCAGAGCGAGGTGGTCCTCTGAAAACAAAAGCCAAAACAATATCAGAAATTAGCCAATCCCTCAGACCGGACAGGTCAAGGGATTTAAAGATGAAACTACCTTTGGCGATCACCAGGTGGGCCACCAAAGGGACGACCACCGGGCTTAGCAGACTTCTTCAAAGTAGCAGGGACAACATCGGAAGGAAGGTTAAGATAAGTTCTCAAGAACTCAATTCCTTCATTAGTCAGAAACCAATAATAATGCATCCACGCAAATGTCTCCCTAACGTACTCCTTGGACTTGAAACTCTGCATGAGCTTAATCACTTGCAGGTTTGGTACATCAATCAACGGATGCTTTGGGAGATTGAAATCCTTCTTAGCAAAGCATACTCCCTCTACGAAACCCAGTAAGATATGATCATTTAGTATCCACACAAATTCTTTCTCTAGACAACTGAGTACAGTACTAGATAATAAATCCCTCAACAGTTATATACCAATCTATCATACTCTTCAAGAATTATAACTTATGAACAAACATTGTTAGATCCAGCATTCCAATTACTCTGAACCTTACAATACTACTTTATAAACAAGTTCATATCTAAAATCGTAGGCCTAAAAGGAGCTGAAAGCAAGCATAAATCTTTTCACATTTCAATGCAATTGTTTCTCACTACAAGCTTAGATTCGAAGATCCCTAGAGAAATGTAACTAGCTTAAACCTGGTTCCACTAGCTGAAAATAGaaggaaatgaaagagagCATGACTCACAAACCTTTGAAAAGGTATTTGCAGATCTCTCTGCGATTGTTCTCTGAGATAATCTGATAAAAGGACGAACAAGATCACAATTAATACTCGGATAATTCCTTCCATTACATTCagtaaatatgtaaatttagAGAAACAGAGTAGAAGCAGAGTATGTGTATACCATCGTCTTGTTGGTTGAGCTTTCGCTGCAAAGAGGCACTGAGCTTGAGCAAAGGGGAGCAATAGGGTTTTCTGCGGATAAAAGACGATTAGATTATATATTACGGATTTGGGCTTTTATTGGGCTGATAATCTAATAATTATTTGCTACAAAGCTGGCCTTTACATGGTCCGGTTAGATGGTTAACCGGTTCCATATTAGATTTCGGAGTCCCATAGTGAATTTTCTTCTGTTAACGGGAGAATCATAGGCTGacctagaaaaaaaattcacataaTAATGACCAACAATGAATTAAATCATAGTAGGATGATTCAAATTCTTGTTCTTGGACTAACAGATTAATTTGCAACCACTAAAACACCATAGTTGGAAATTATGAATTTGAGAAttgagattttatttaaaatcttgTAGTTTGGTAAGTGAATCATTCAATTACAGTCACATTCTAGGATTTGTGTATCTATATGATCTTCACTCATTAAGGTTTCGGCGCTAGATTTCATGCTAGGCTTAAATTTTTACTCAATCCAATCTTACTCCTTCACTCGCCACCTAGTGAAGTCAACGGACAAGTTTGTCATAAAATAATGTAGACGTCAATGTTTTTTGGAGACACAAGTATTTGGTCCCAACAACTCATGTTGCTTTCTCCAGCCGTACATCACGGTCAGAACCAATTTTGTAGTGGGCGAACAAAGCTGCTTGCATATTGATTCAGTGACTCAAGCTGAGGAACACAATCTTAAAGACATGCTGATGGAGTATGTTAAGTAGATTAGGTGGTAATGTAAACCTTGCTTCTCAAGAAACGTATTCCTTGTTTCTCAAGTTTGAAACCGGATACCAATGACGGACGTCCCAACACATATATCCTATTCAAGTTCCCAAACTCCAAGATTAAAACGTGATATacatatgaattttaaatttttgagtAAACCTTTGAAGttagtaataaaaaatgaatttggatTATAACTGAGTCAGGAAGCCAGCTTGGTCGAGACAAAAATTACTTGCTAAACAAAAATGTTCACGGGCGACCAATGAAGTTGCATGTCCGTGAACCCATGAATACAAAAGAGATGTGGCATTTTGTATGTCAACTTGAGCACAACTATTTATTGATTTCTACTTTATTGTTTGTCAACATCGTGAATGCCTACTTcttaaccaaaacaatttttttttacattgttattgaccaaaaaaaaaaagtagctcgctgtttgtttttggataaGCAGACGTATAAATTGATGTACCCAAAGTAAAGTCTAGGATCTGCAACAATAATAGATGAAATCATGAATATTAACATCGCTTTAAGACACGGCCACTAacataaatgataaaacaatCAAGATCATGAATCCAAATCACAACTGAACTTTTAAATAAacctttaattttatatttgtacATACATTTAGAACAATAATGTATAAACTGATATGGTTTTCCAGAGGAGGTGAAGACCATGTAGACCCGTGAcgatctcttttttttggccaaGTTAGAAGATACACGAACATGGCTCAAATATCTCTTAATCCAGTAGATTCTCTATATTCCCTGCACACGTAACCCAATCATAGAAGGCTAGATAGTACATCAAATAGTTCTCTTGGTTTTCTAGTGACATTATGAATGTATGTGAAGCTCATGGATATACACACTAAATACATGATAGAACAATgtataaaacgaaaaaaataaaggaatttATACTTTCATTAACTCATCCATCAATAAATTGCTTCTTTGTGTTCATCCATCAATTAATTTGCTTCTTTGTGTATATACCACGAAGTCtacagaaacaagaaaatcccttatatataaaattaagcttaagaaattgaaaagcATTTATCTTTTGGAACCCGAAACCCTTTtaagcaaaacaagaaaacacaaaacacgATATAGTACGAAGAACCCTAACAACATATAAACATTAAACCACCTCTGTCTCTCATGAAGCCCATTCTTGTCTAACACGTCACCTCCAGTAACTAAGCAGCTATTCACAGAAGCTTCCTCAAACCAGACCAGGCACTTGTTGTGCAGACACGAGTAC includes:
- a CDS encoding RNA binding Plectin/S10 domain-containing protein (RNA binding Plectin/S10 domain-containing protein; FUNCTIONS IN: structural constituent of ribosome; INVOLVED IN: translation; LOCATED IN: cytosolic small ribosomal subunit, cytosolic ribosome, membrane; EXPRESSED IN: 22 plant structures; EXPRESSED DURING: 13 growth stages; CONTAINS InterPro DOMAIN/s: Plectin/S10, N-terminal (InterPro:IPR005326); BEST Arabidopsis thaliana protein match is: RNA binding Plectin/S10 domain-containing protein (TAIR:AT5G52650.1); Has 35333 Blast hits to 34131 proteins in 2444 species: Archae - 798; Bacteria - 22429; Metazoa - 974; Fungi - 991; Plants - 531; Viruses - 0; Other Eukaryotes - 9610 (source: NCBI BLink).) translates to MIISENNRREICKYLFKEGVCFAKKDFNLPKHPLIDVPNLQVIKLMQSFKSKEYVRETFAWMHYYWFLTNEGIEFLRTYLNLPSDVVPATLKKSAKPGGRPFGGPRGGDEKGGAPADFQPSFQGGGGRPGFGRGAGGYSAAAPSGSGFP
- a CDS encoding RNA binding Plectin/S10 domain-containing protein (RNA binding Plectin/S10 domain-containing protein; FUNCTIONS IN: structural constituent of ribosome; INVOLVED IN: translation; LOCATED IN: cytosolic small ribosomal subunit, cytosolic ribosome, membrane; EXPRESSED IN: 22 plant structures; EXPRESSED DURING: 13 growth stages; CONTAINS InterPro DOMAIN/s: Plectin/S10, N-terminal (InterPro:IPR005326); BEST Arabidopsis thaliana protein match is: RNA binding Plectin/S10 domain-containing protein (TAIR:AT5G52650.1); Has 2455 Blast hits to 1939 proteins in 382 species: Archae - 0; Bacteria - 320; Metazoa - 798; Fungi - 208; Plants - 219; Viruses - 1; Other Eukaryotes - 909 (source: NCBI BLink).), whose protein sequence is MIISENNRREICKYLFKEGVCFAKKDFNLPKHPLIDVPNLQVIKLMQSFKSKEYVRETFAWMHYYWFLTNEGIEFLRTYLNLPSDVVPATLKKSAKPGGRPFGGPPGDRQRGPPRSDGDRPRFGDRDGYRGGPRGGDEKGGAPADFQPSFQGGGGRPGFGRGAGGYSAAAPSGSGFP